One Aegilops tauschii subsp. strangulata cultivar AL8/78 chromosome 7, Aet v6.0, whole genome shotgun sequence genomic window carries:
- the LOC109783711 gene encoding uncharacterized protein: MISPSSAPSTPLPPAQQSSSPEAPAPQPSSLLFPALQPSSPQPPAPSSPEHPAPQPSSLLSPAPQPSSPQAPAPSSPEHPAPQPSSLLSPAPQPRTSYTRTATKGMDPAVYVMMKSMLAAKATVAQASASANKVKSEPDNYTTGSSPLCGKKRNLDEAYGDDGPLSYVLPNTPPASGASSLPGGFSRSRKIRHIPKGQDGDSTDWEAARERLQGVVQPQQERLFAANEPSDIVKSTYVSILQAAKYASFSLAYALELDSEVAALRTQLQKSEAKLAAAEAEVETLKAELTVRRRAQDALDGYEHWRGTNAGRRT, from the exons ATGATATCTCCCTCGTCGGCACCGTCAACACCCCTGCCTCCGGCACAGCAGTCGTCATCACCGGAGGCCCCGGCACCACAACCTTCATCACTGCTGTTCCCGGCACTGCAGCCGTCGTCACCACAGCCCCCGGCGCCGTCATCACCGGAGCACCCGGCACCACAGCCTTCATCGCTGCTGTCCCCGGCACCGCAGCCGTCGTCGCCACAGGCCCCGGCGCCGTCATCACCGGAGCACCCGGCACCACAGCCTTCATCGCTGCTGTCCCCGGCACCGCAGCCGCGAACTTCTTATACTCGTACTGCTACCAAAGGGATGGATCCTGCAGTCTACGTCATGATGAAATCCATGCTGGCGGCGAAGGCTACCGTGGCGCAAGCATCAGCATCGGCGAACAAGGTGAAATCCGAGCCGGACAACTACACGACCGGGTCTTCGCCGTTGTGTGGGAAGAAGAGGAATCTGGACGAAGCATACGGCGACGACGGCCCGCTTTCCTATGTGCTGCCAAACACTCCGCCGGCCTCCGGAGCTTCCTCCCTGCCTGGGGGGTTCTCCCGGAGCCGGAAGATACGGCATATTCCCAAAGGACAGGACGGCGACAGCACGGACTGGGAGGCCGCACGGGAGAGGTTGCAGGGCGTCGTCCAGCCGCAGCAGGAGCGCTTGTTCGCGGCGAACGAGCCCTCCGACATCGTCAAGTCCACCTACGTCTCTATTCTTCAG GCAGCGAAGTACGCATCCTTCTCCTTGGCCTACGCGTTGGAGCTGGActcggaggtcgccgcactgcgGACGCAGCTGCAGAAGTCAGAGGCCAAGCTCgccgcggcggaggcggaggtggagacGCTGAAGGCCGAGCTCACCGTGCGGCGGCGCGCGCAGGACGCGCTGGATGGCTACGAGCACTGGCGGGGAACGAACGCGGGGCGGAGGACGTGA